Proteins co-encoded in one Campylobacter concisus genomic window:
- a CDS encoding YqhA family protein, which produces MRKIFEKILLASNSFTLFPVVFGLLGAIVLFIIASYDVGKVLLEVYKYFFAADFHVENFHSEVVGEIVGAIDLYLMALVLYIFSFGIYELFISEITQLKQSKQSKVLEVHSLDELKDKLGKVIVMVLIVNFFQRVLHANFTTPLEMAYLAASILALCLGLYFLHKGDH; this is translated from the coding sequence TTGCGTAAGATATTTGAAAAAATTTTGCTTGCTAGCAACAGCTTTACACTTTTTCCAGTAGTTTTTGGACTTTTAGGCGCGATCGTGCTTTTCATCATCGCAAGCTATGACGTCGGCAAGGTACTTTTAGAAGTTTATAAATATTTCTTTGCTGCAGATTTTCACGTTGAAAATTTTCACTCAGAAGTCGTTGGCGAGATCGTTGGAGCGATCGATCTATACTTGATGGCGCTTGTTCTTTATATATTTAGCTTCGGAATTTACGAGCTTTTCATCTCAGAGATCACACAGCTAAAACAGTCAAAGCAGAGCAAGGTACTTGAAGTGCATTCACTTGATGAGCTAAAAGACAAGCTTGGCAAAGTGATCGTCATGGTTTTAATCGTAAATTTCTTCCAAAGGGTGCTTCACGCAAACTTCACAACTCCGCTTGAGATGGCATATCTTGCGGCTTCTATCCTTGCACTTTGTCTTGGACTTTACTTTCTTCACAAGGGAGATCACTAA
- the hemE gene encoding uroporphyrinogen decarboxylase translates to MIFIDACLKKPTPYTPVWMMRQAGRYLPEYMRVRAQAGDFLSLCKDYKKASEVTLQPVEILGVDAAILFSDILVVPLEMGMDLHFEKGEGPVFSDPLRDKAALDALSIEKSTKNLAYVYDTIKLTRENLAKDKALIGFCGAPWTIATYMIEGGGSKTYAVCKKMLYQNPEFLHQILEKVTQALILYVKEQIRAGVNAVQIFDSWAAALEEQAYFEFGFSYINKIVDSVKAEFPEIPVIVFPKGISGYLDKISGKFDVFGVDWSTPIELAKEKLSPRYVLQGNMEPTRLYSKKAIDEGVDKILSTMKGVPHIFNLGHGILPDVPVENAKYFIKQVQTKSAR, encoded by the coding sequence ATGATTTTCATAGACGCCTGCCTTAAAAAACCTACCCCTTATACGCCTGTTTGGATGATGCGCCAAGCTGGTAGATATCTGCCAGAGTATATGCGAGTACGCGCGCAAGCAGGGGATTTTTTGTCACTTTGCAAAGACTACAAAAAGGCTAGTGAAGTCACACTTCAACCAGTTGAAATTCTTGGCGTTGATGCAGCGATTTTATTTAGTGACATCCTTGTCGTGCCTCTTGAAATGGGCATGGATCTACATTTTGAAAAGGGTGAGGGTCCAGTTTTTAGTGACCCATTACGTGATAAAGCCGCACTTGACGCACTTAGTATCGAAAAATCGACTAAAAATTTAGCATATGTCTATGACACGATAAAGCTCACAAGAGAAAATTTAGCCAAAGATAAGGCACTAATTGGCTTTTGCGGCGCACCTTGGACGATAGCTACATATATGATCGAGGGTGGTGGCAGTAAAACTTATGCGGTCTGCAAAAAAATGCTCTATCAAAATCCAGAATTTTTGCATCAAATTTTAGAAAAAGTGACGCAAGCTCTCATCCTTTACGTCAAAGAGCAGATAAGAGCAGGCGTAAATGCCGTGCAAATTTTTGACAGCTGGGCGGCTGCGCTTGAAGAGCAGGCATATTTTGAGTTTGGATTTAGCTATATAAATAAAATAGTTGATAGCGTAAAAGCTGAATTTCCAGAAATTCCGGTCATTGTTTTCCCAAAAGGAATAAGTGGCTATCTGGATAAAATTTCAGGTAAATTTGATGTTTTTGGCGTTGATTGGAGTACACCGATTGAGCTAGCCAAAGAAAAACTTAGCCCAAGATACGTCCTTCAGGGTAATATGGAGCCAACAAGGCTTTATAGCAAAAAGGCGATAGATGAAGGTGTGGATAAAATTTTAAGCACGATGAAAGGTGTGCCTCATATTTTCAATCTTGGGCATGGAATTTTGCCTGATGTGCCAGTTGAGAATGCAAAATATTTTATAAAACAGGTACAGACAAAAAGTGCAAGGTAG
- a CDS encoding aspartate-semialdehyde dehydrogenase gives MRKFNVAVVGATGAVGEELFRVMEEVDFPVGELLPLASAKSAGSEIEFNGKYYKVKELTEKVFSEHEIDIAFFSAGGSVSEKFAKFAADSGAVVIDNTSHFRMDKDIPLVVPECNPSDIAMWKNRGIIANPNCSTIQMVQILKPLNDAFSINRVDVSTYQAASGAGKEGMEELVVQMQKFFEFKLDECEPKVFAHRLALNVIPHIDIFLDNDYTKEEMKMVNETQKILHKDIEVSATCVRVPVLRSHSEAITIHFDKDVSADAAREILSKAPSVVVVDNPANKEYPMPIISSDTNDTYVGRIRVDNYRPNVLHLWCSADQIRVGAATNAVRIAQKWIAMQE, from the coding sequence ATGAGAAAATTTAACGTAGCAGTCGTTGGTGCTACTGGAGCGGTCGGCGAAGAGCTTTTTAGAGTTATGGAAGAGGTTGATTTTCCAGTTGGAGAGCTTTTGCCACTTGCTAGCGCAAAAAGTGCTGGTAGCGAGATCGAATTTAATGGCAAATATTACAAAGTAAAAGAGCTAACTGAAAAGGTTTTTAGCGAGCACGAGATAGATATTGCTTTTTTTAGTGCGGGCGGTTCAGTCTCAGAGAAATTTGCCAAATTTGCAGCTGATAGTGGCGCAGTAGTCATCGATAACACCAGCCATTTTAGGATGGATAAAGATATCCCTCTTGTTGTGCCAGAGTGTAATCCAAGTGACATTGCTATGTGGAAAAACCGCGGCATTATCGCAAATCCAAACTGCTCGACTATCCAAATGGTGCAAATTTTAAAACCACTAAACGACGCTTTTAGTATCAATAGAGTCGACGTTTCTACATACCAAGCAGCAAGTGGTGCTGGCAAAGAGGGTATGGAAGAGCTTGTCGTTCAGATGCAAAAATTCTTTGAGTTTAAGCTTGATGAGTGCGAGCCAAAGGTATTTGCGCACCGCCTAGCACTAAATGTGATCCCTCACATCGACATCTTTTTGGACAATGACTACACAAAAGAAGAGATGAAGATGGTCAATGAAACGCAAAAAATTCTTCACAAAGATATAGAAGTTAGCGCTACCTGTGTGCGTGTGCCAGTGCTTAGAAGCCACTCAGAGGCTATCACTATCCACTTTGACAAAGATGTAAGTGCAGATGCAGCAAGAGAAATTTTAAGCAAAGCTCCAAGCGTCGTCGTAGTCGATAATCCAGCAAATAAAGAGTATCCGATGCCTATTATTTCAAGCGACACAAATGATACTTATGTCGGTAGGATCAGAGTTGATAATTACAGACCTAATGTGCTTCACCTTTGGTGTAGTGCCGATCAGATCCGTGTGGGAGCTGCTACAAATGCTGTCAGGATCGCGCAAAAGTGGATCGCGATGCAAGAGTAA